One part of the Roseomonas gilardii genome encodes these proteins:
- the pip gene encoding prolyl aminopeptidase encodes MPRGDLFPDISPYETGLLPLSPSGAAADGVNHVMYWEQVGNPRGQPVLFLHGGPGAGAGAVHRRFFDPGHWRVVIFDQRGAGRSRPLGELRENTTPHLVRDIETLRRFLGIERWLLFGGSWGSTLALAYAQAHPDRVLGCVLRGVFLGRREEVDWFLYGLRRIFPDAWAAFAEHVPPEERDDLLSAYLRRLTDPDPVVHLSAARSWSNFEGMCSTLLPSPELVASFAQDRSALGLARIEAHYFAHDLFLPPEGLLGRMDRIASIPAEIVQGRYDMVCPPATAFALTEAWPRARLTLVPDAGHSALEPGVRTALVSAVERFRRRS; translated from the coding sequence ATGCCCCGCGGCGATCTTTTCCCCGATATCTCCCCCTACGAGACCGGCCTGCTGCCGCTCTCCCCCTCGGGCGCCGCGGCGGACGGGGTCAACCACGTGATGTACTGGGAGCAGGTGGGCAATCCCCGGGGCCAGCCGGTGCTGTTCCTGCATGGCGGGCCGGGGGCGGGGGCAGGGGCGGTGCACCGGCGCTTCTTCGACCCCGGGCACTGGCGCGTGGTGATCTTCGACCAGCGCGGCGCCGGGCGGTCCCGCCCGCTGGGGGAACTGCGCGAGAACACCACGCCGCATCTGGTGCGCGACATCGAGACGCTGCGGCGCTTCCTGGGCATCGAGCGCTGGCTGCTGTTCGGCGGGTCCTGGGGTTCGACCCTGGCGCTCGCCTATGCCCAGGCGCATCCGGACCGGGTGCTGGGCTGCGTGCTGCGCGGGGTCTTCCTGGGCCGGAGGGAGGAGGTGGACTGGTTCCTCTACGGGCTGCGCCGGATCTTCCCGGATGCCTGGGCAGCCTTTGCCGAGCATGTCCCGCCCGAGGAGCGGGACGACCTGCTGTCCGCCTATCTGCGCCGGCTGACCGATCCGGACCCGGTGGTGCATCTGTCCGCCGCGCGGTCCTGGAGCAATTTCGAGGGAATGTGCAGCACGCTGCTGCCCTCGCCGGAGCTGGTCGCGAGCTTCGCGCAGGACCGTTCCGCCCTGGGCCTGGCGCGGATCGAGGCGCATTACTTCGCCCATGACCTGTTCCTGCCGCCCGAGGGCCTGCTGGGGCGGATGGACCGCATCGCCTCGATCCCGGCCGAGATCGTGCAGGGGCGCTATGACATGGTCTGCCCGCCCGCCACGGCCTTCGCCCTGACCGAGGCCTGGCCCCGCGCGCGCCTGACCCTGGTGCCGGATGCCGGGCATTCCGCGCTGGAGCCGGGGGTGCGGACGGCCCTGGTCTCGGCGGTGGAGCGTTTCCGCCGGCGTTCCTGA
- a CDS encoding glycosyltransferase produces MPHPDPRSLPSGPAPSTVSPAAPQGGGVSVLTLAKGRRTHLRNLLEGLARGTRLPEECILVDMDAAPAPLPPFPFPLRHLHHPSRGLPLAEARNRAARAASQPVLVFLDVDCIPAAGLVEALARDALAHDALICCEIRYLPTDATPGDTGWEERSLLVRGLRHTVRHFPEGGIRPEPNIGLFWSLCFAVRRDTFLRLGGFDEAYAGYGAEDTDFAFRAREAGVGLLFTASTLAFHQHHTVYDPPLQHFGDILRNASLFRVRHGFWPMDGWLADFARLGLIEPPGEGPLRVLRHPTEEEIARAACGPDRAY; encoded by the coding sequence ATGCCCCATCCCGACCCGCGGTCCCTTCCGTCGGGCCCAGCGCCCTCGACCGTTTCCCCGGCCGCGCCACAGGGAGGCGGGGTCAGCGTCCTCACCCTGGCGAAAGGGCGCCGGACCCATCTGCGGAACCTGCTGGAAGGCCTGGCGCGCGGCACCCGCCTGCCGGAGGAATGCATCCTCGTGGACATGGACGCGGCGCCGGCGCCCTTGCCGCCCTTTCCCTTTCCCCTGCGCCATCTCCACCATCCGTCCCGGGGGCTGCCTCTGGCCGAGGCCAGGAACCGCGCCGCGCGGGCGGCGAGCCAGCCCGTGCTGGTGTTCCTCGACGTGGACTGCATTCCGGCCGCCGGGCTGGTGGAGGCCCTGGCCCGCGACGCCCTGGCGCATGACGCGCTGATCTGCTGCGAGATCCGCTATTTGCCCACGGATGCGACTCCTGGCGATACCGGGTGGGAGGAGCGCAGTCTCCTCGTCCGTGGCCTCCGCCACACGGTCCGGCATTTCCCCGAGGGCGGCATCCGGCCCGAGCCTAATATCGGCCTGTTCTGGTCGCTCTGCTTCGCGGTACGGCGCGACACCTTCCTGCGGCTCGGCGGCTTCGACGAGGCCTATGCGGGCTATGGGGCGGAGGACACGGATTTCGCCTTCCGGGCGCGGGAGGCCGGGGTGGGGCTTCTCTTCACCGCCTCGACCCTGGCCTTCCACCAGCACCACACGGTCTATGATCCGCCGTTGCAGCATTTCGGCGATATCCTGCGCAACGCGTCGCTCTTCCGGGTGCGCCACGGCTTCTGGCCGATGGACGGGTGGCTGGCCGATTTCGCGCGGCTCGGCCTGATCGAGCCACCCGGCGAAGGGCCGTTGCGCGTCCTGCGCCATCCGACGGAGGAGGAGATCGCCCGGGCCGCCTGCGGTCCCGATCGGGCCTACTGA
- a CDS encoding ROK family protein, which yields MFHATPSAPSGTGDDAPDGPPAPALRHGARELPGVSVRDYNAELKEGDGFVGDRARRDAFLERLEDWRHRAADPWPGQSLAELGKERLEQALEGGSPLEMGILLAAIEDFSAELAEVIGRFLALPDWKGVEALVIGGGFSAGLLGRLAIGRAAVRLLEAGHEVSLHPIQHDPDEAGLLGWRHMLPAEALEGRDAFLAVDIGGTNLRAGVVRLAGCAPRDPARDQVWASRLWKHAEDKPDRDDAVRGLATMLHDLSHAAIHAGLRLVPVVGISCPGLIDEEGHIERGGQNLPGGDWEEDRGFSLPAALAKLVPRIGGGEARFLMHNDAVAQGMSDAPAMRGVACWGVLTIGTGLGNASFRNHSAETDRDPAGSQAE from the coding sequence ATGTTCCATGCCACTCCCAGCGCCCCCTCCGGGACGGGTGACGACGCCCCGGACGGCCCGCCCGCCCCCGCCCTCCGCCACGGCGCACGCGAGCTGCCGGGGGTTTCCGTCAGGGACTACAACGCCGAGCTGAAGGAGGGCGACGGCTTCGTCGGCGACCGTGCCCGTCGCGACGCCTTCCTGGAGCGGCTGGAGGACTGGCGCCATCGCGCGGCGGACCCCTGGCCCGGCCAGAGCCTCGCCGAGCTGGGCAAGGAGCGGCTGGAACAGGCCCTGGAAGGAGGCAGCCCGCTGGAGATGGGCATCCTGCTCGCCGCCATCGAGGATTTCTCGGCCGAGCTCGCGGAGGTCATCGGCCGCTTCCTCGCCCTGCCGGACTGGAAGGGCGTGGAAGCCCTGGTGATCGGTGGTGGCTTCAGCGCCGGCCTGCTGGGGCGCCTCGCCATCGGCCGGGCAGCGGTGCGGCTGCTGGAGGCGGGGCACGAGGTCTCCCTGCACCCGATCCAGCATGATCCGGACGAGGCCGGGCTGCTCGGCTGGCGCCACATGCTGCCCGCTGAGGCCCTGGAAGGGCGCGACGCCTTCCTGGCGGTGGATATCGGCGGGACGAACCTGCGCGCGGGGGTGGTGCGCCTGGCCGGATGCGCGCCCCGTGACCCGGCCCGGGACCAGGTCTGGGCCTCCCGCCTGTGGAAGCATGCCGAGGACAAGCCGGACCGCGACGACGCCGTGCGCGGCCTCGCGACCATGCTGCACGACCTTTCCCATGCGGCGATCCATGCCGGGCTGCGCCTCGTCCCGGTGGTGGGGATCAGCTGCCCCGGCCTGATCGACGAGGAAGGGCATATCGAGCGCGGCGGCCAGAACCTGCCTGGCGGCGACTGGGAGGAGGATCGCGGCTTCAGCCTGCCCGCCGCCCTGGCGAAGCTGGTGCCCCGGATCGGCGGCGGCGAGGCCCGCTTCCTGATGCACAACGACGCGGTGGCACAAGGGATGAGCGACGCCCCGGCGATGCGCGGCGTCGCATGCTGGGGGGTGCTTACCATCGGCACCGGCCTCGGCAATGCGAGCTTCCGCAACCATTCCGCCGAAACCGACCGGGACCCCGCGGGTTCTCAGGCGGAATGA
- a CDS encoding glycosyltransferase family 4 protein produces MKIAIISHLKFPIAEPFSGGLEMHTHLLARHLQRRGHEVTLLAAEGSDARLGLEAVCPPTGVPGPSPVEVEQVALAEHTAYRRIVERLQGGGFDIIHNNSLHYLPLTMSGRFGAPVVTSLHTPPFLELENGVLDREDRDMPFIAVSEAVRKMWESVLPGASVIGNGIDLDLFTPVMTPAEPPHAIWFGRLVPEKGPHLAIRAARLAGMPLRFAGPISDLDYWRDCIQPLLGEGVTYLGHLDHRRLAHAVGQAAVALCTPRWEEPYGLVVAEALACGTPVAGFARGALPDITDPRSGRLAPADDVEALARIIPEAGRLSRTDCRHRAEAFCDARVMVDRYEALYRDTILRHRRAAMAGRSAATGRRMRAVDRRDGSPDEGIASSQAT; encoded by the coding sequence ATGAAGATTGCGATCATTTCGCATCTGAAGTTTCCGATCGCCGAACCGTTCTCAGGGGGGCTGGAGATGCACACGCATCTGCTGGCCCGGCATCTGCAACGCCGTGGACACGAAGTGACGCTGCTGGCCGCGGAAGGCTCCGACGCCAGGCTGGGGCTGGAGGCGGTCTGCCCGCCCACCGGCGTGCCGGGCCCCAGTCCGGTGGAGGTCGAGCAGGTGGCGTTGGCCGAGCACACCGCCTATCGCCGCATCGTGGAACGCCTGCAGGGCGGCGGCTTCGACATCATCCACAACAACTCGCTGCACTACCTGCCGCTGACCATGTCGGGCCGTTTCGGCGCGCCGGTGGTCACCAGCCTGCATACGCCGCCCTTTCTGGAACTGGAGAACGGGGTTCTGGACCGGGAGGACCGGGACATGCCCTTCATCGCGGTCTCCGAGGCCGTGCGGAAGATGTGGGAATCCGTGCTGCCCGGCGCCTCGGTGATCGGCAACGGCATAGACCTGGATCTCTTCACCCCCGTCATGACCCCGGCCGAGCCGCCGCACGCCATCTGGTTCGGCCGGCTGGTACCGGAGAAGGGGCCGCACCTCGCCATCCGGGCGGCGCGGCTGGCGGGCATGCCACTGCGCTTTGCCGGCCCCATCAGCGACCTCGACTACTGGCGGGATTGCATCCAGCCGCTGCTGGGGGAGGGAGTGACCTATCTCGGCCATCTGGACCACAGGCGGCTGGCGCATGCCGTGGGCCAGGCGGCGGTGGCGCTCTGCACCCCGCGCTGGGAGGAGCCTTATGGCCTCGTGGTCGCCGAGGCGCTGGCCTGCGGCACGCCCGTGGCGGGTTTCGCGCGCGGGGCCCTGCCGGACATCACCGACCCGCGTTCCGGCCGCCTGGCCCCGGCCGACGACGTGGAAGCGCTGGCCCGCATCATCCCCGAGGCTGGCCGCCTGTCCCGCACCGATTGCCGCCACCGCGCGGAGGCCTTCTGCGACGCGCGGGTGATGGTGGACCGCTATGAGGCCCTGTACCGTGACACCATCCTGCGCCACCGGCGGGCGGCCATGGCGGGACGCTCCGCCGCGACAGGCAGGCGGATGAGGGCCGTGGATCGCCGCGACGGCTCGCCCGACGAAGGCATCGCGAGCAGCCAGGCCACGTGA
- a CDS encoding glycosyltransferase — protein sequence MIRIPDTLSLDRCVVCVPARNEAVALPRLVAALARQDLCRDGGRLRLVVAANNCTDGTVPVLRGLATRHPALRLHVLELSLPPEQANVGVARARAMAEGTAWLREEGVADGILLGTDADARPPPHWVAANLAALASADCVGGRIVIEDSEEDPAPGWLRMMRDRVDAYWSAVRDLAHAVDPLPYDPPPRHGDHTGASLALPVRWYEAAGGVPPLPVGEDNALVAAVERAGGRLRHAPDAWVEVSARQEGRASGGMAGEMRRWRLLAESGSPHLLPGAGFWRRAFERRRILRESFHRGGRAEDAARLDLPAEVLSRLALESPNDIAFVARAEPLLPPLPGEEAEIRAATEALRVMSRALPAVEAV from the coding sequence GTGATCCGGATCCCCGACACGCTTTCCCTCGACCGCTGCGTCGTCTGCGTTCCCGCCCGCAACGAGGCGGTGGCGCTGCCCCGGCTGGTGGCCGCGCTGGCGCGGCAGGACCTGTGCCGCGACGGTGGCCGGCTGCGGCTGGTGGTGGCCGCCAACAACTGCACGGACGGGACGGTGCCGGTGCTGCGGGGGCTGGCGACGCGCCATCCGGCGCTGCGCCTGCATGTGCTGGAGCTTTCGCTGCCGCCGGAACAGGCCAATGTCGGCGTGGCGCGGGCCCGCGCCATGGCGGAGGGCACGGCTTGGCTGCGCGAGGAAGGCGTCGCGGACGGTATCCTGCTGGGCACCGATGCCGATGCCCGGCCGCCACCGCACTGGGTGGCGGCCAACCTGGCCGCGCTGGCCTCGGCGGACTGCGTCGGGGGGCGGATCGTCATCGAGGACAGTGAGGAGGACCCGGCGCCCGGCTGGCTGCGGATGATGCGGGACCGGGTGGATGCCTACTGGTCGGCGGTGCGCGACCTGGCGCATGCGGTCGATCCCCTGCCGTACGACCCGCCGCCGCGCCATGGCGACCATACCGGGGCCAGCCTCGCCCTGCCGGTGCGCTGGTACGAGGCGGCCGGCGGGGTGCCGCCCCTGCCGGTGGGGGAGGACAACGCGCTGGTCGCGGCGGTGGAGCGCGCGGGCGGGCGGCTGCGCCACGCGCCGGATGCCTGGGTCGAGGTTTCCGCGCGGCAGGAGGGGCGCGCCAGCGGCGGCATGGCGGGCGAGATGCGCCGCTGGCGCCTGCTGGCCGAGAGCGGCTCGCCGCATCTCCTGCCGGGGGCGGGCTTCTGGCGGCGGGCCTTCGAGCGCCGCCGCATCCTGCGCGAGAGTTTCCACCGGGGCGGCCGGGCGGAGGATGCGGCACGGCTGGACCTGCCGGCGGAGGTGCTGTCGCGCCTGGCGCTGGAAAGCCCCAACGACATCGCCTTCGTGGCGCGGGCCGAGCCGTTGTTGCCGCCGCTGCCGGGCGAGGAGGCGGAGATCCGCGCCGCCACCGAGGCGCTGCGGGTCATGAGCCGGGCTCTCCCTGCGGTGGAGGCGGTTTGA
- a CDS encoding glycosyltransferase → MRPIGYYVHHQGQGHWQRASALARRLRHPCTLIGTVPPERTAAAPCPVLALPDDAPEPGMAADPGGVALLHYAPRGHAGLRARSAAIAGWVAAQRPALMVVDVSVETVLLARLCATPVLSFRLAGRRDDLPHRMGFEASEALIAPFPAALEGPDTPDWVLEKSFHAGFLAPPPETGAEPEDGSVLVVFGRGGAGGCRRALAAAARAVPERRWRVLGPVSGGEGEALPPNLEILGWSDRLGALMARASLVVGGGGDGVLAEVAALGRRFLCLPEPRPFDEQLVKARRLAGLGAAVVREGWPEDGAWPGLLREAMALDPSRLGGLFDPSALDRTAAFIDEQAERALRLYG, encoded by the coding sequence TTGAGGCCCATCGGCTACTACGTCCATCACCAGGGGCAGGGGCACTGGCAGCGCGCCAGCGCCCTGGCCCGGCGACTGCGGCATCCTTGCACCCTGATCGGCACGGTGCCGCCGGAGCGGACCGCCGCCGCGCCCTGTCCGGTCCTGGCCCTGCCCGACGATGCGCCGGAGCCCGGCATGGCCGCCGATCCGGGCGGCGTCGCGTTGCTGCACTACGCCCCGCGCGGCCATGCCGGGCTGCGCGCGCGTTCCGCCGCCATCGCCGGCTGGGTCGCGGCGCAGCGGCCGGCGCTGATGGTGGTGGACGTGTCCGTGGAAACGGTGCTGCTGGCCCGGCTCTGCGCCACGCCGGTGCTGTCCTTCCGCCTCGCCGGGCGACGCGACGACCTGCCGCACCGGATGGGCTTCGAGGCGAGCGAGGCGCTGATCGCCCCCTTTCCCGCCGCGCTGGAAGGGCCGGACACGCCGGACTGGGTGCTGGAGAAGAGCTTCCATGCCGGCTTCCTCGCCCCTCCGCCCGAAACCGGCGCGGAGCCGGAGGATGGCTCGGTGCTGGTGGTCTTCGGGCGCGGCGGGGCGGGCGGCTGCCGCCGCGCGCTGGCCGCGGCCGCGCGGGCCGTGCCGGAACGGCGCTGGCGGGTACTGGGGCCGGTCTCCGGTGGGGAGGGGGAGGCGTTGCCGCCGAACCTGGAGATCCTGGGCTGGTCCGACCGGCTCGGGGCGCTGATGGCCCGGGCCTCGCTGGTGGTGGGCGGCGGCGGCGACGGGGTGCTGGCGGAGGTCGCGGCGCTGGGCCGGCGCTTCCTCTGCCTGCCGGAGCCCCGGCCCTTCGATGAGCAGCTGGTAAAGGCGCGGCGCCTCGCCGGACTCGGCGCGGCGGTGGTGCGGGAGGGCTGGCCGGAGGACGGGGCCTGGCCCGGGCTGCTGCGGGAGGCCATGGCGCTGGACCCGTCGCGGCTGGGCGGGCTGTTCGACCCTTCCGCCCTGGATCGCACGGCGGCCTTCATCGACGAGCAGGCGGAGCGGGCGCTGCGCCTCTACGGTTGA
- a CDS encoding FUSC family protein gives MRIADISRLHSPWRATERNPGADLSRLPMGFDIRAIRVAEGVRAALACAVVILLSEWLGKPALIYMAMAAFFTCLCDIGGPIRTRVPALVSFTIAGALIWSGFGLLRNLDLPLVIPLACLGVLCTSFVRVWGAAATAVGNLLSVVLILSLDQPLDLATAGEIAGLFLLGGLWATLLTMVVWRLHPYRPARAAVSQVWHRLAELTEDLRHLTGRPDASGEDWEAHARAHRRAVREEIEFARGIVMDLVGMRGRLSLRGAQALLRLEAGEQLFGALIALSELIETARDPERRAAAGVLLRVLRPILVVLSGAILDDTALPPGRIERALATALRATEADPALHRIATSIAERLRVAAKLSTPGGYQPGGASGTTPALPWREQMLLPVRANLTWNSAVLRHSLRTAVIAAPALAVTLAFAGNEFAHWLPITVVVTLQPFYATTWQRALERAGGTVLGGLLGAALASGVHDGLTHAVLLFPLCVLAFAGRQVSFSAWMAGVTTIVVVLTELLHPTHSSWEVAGLRALFTVAGGLLAVTGWLLLWPSWEPDRMRREVQAALAAHADYARAVLSGNQPEPRTEASRRAAGVSTNNLESSLSRAMQEPGQDRARIEAGLVVDATLRRIAGRLSALRHDPGLRDALDDATWQAWAEWIHASLTALAEFRLAPPPRPALIAEGPTLEPLARIVRQVELLRGPIGRLQQVPEQPAPAQP, from the coding sequence ATGCGCATCGCCGACATCTCCCGCCTCCATTCCCCCTGGCGCGCGACGGAACGGAACCCGGGCGCCGACCTGTCGCGCCTGCCGATGGGCTTCGACATCCGCGCCATCCGGGTGGCCGAGGGCGTGCGCGCCGCCCTGGCCTGCGCCGTGGTGATCCTGCTCAGCGAATGGCTGGGAAAGCCCGCGCTGATCTACATGGCGATGGCCGCCTTCTTTACCTGCCTCTGCGACATTGGCGGCCCGATCCGCACCCGCGTCCCGGCGCTGGTCTCCTTCACCATCGCCGGGGCGCTGATCTGGAGCGGCTTCGGCCTGTTGCGGAACCTCGACCTGCCGCTGGTGATCCCGCTGGCCTGCCTCGGCGTGCTCTGCACCAGCTTCGTGCGCGTCTGGGGCGCGGCGGCGACGGCGGTGGGCAACCTGCTCTCGGTGGTGCTGATCCTGTCCCTGGACCAGCCGCTCGACCTCGCCACGGCGGGCGAGATCGCCGGCCTGTTCCTGCTCGGCGGCCTTTGGGCGACGCTGCTGACCATGGTGGTCTGGCGCCTGCACCCCTACCGCCCCGCCCGGGCGGCGGTGTCGCAGGTCTGGCACCGGCTGGCGGAGCTGACCGAGGATCTGCGACACCTGACCGGTCGCCCGGATGCGAGCGGCGAGGACTGGGAGGCCCATGCCCGCGCCCATCGCCGCGCGGTGCGGGAGGAGATCGAGTTCGCCCGCGGCATCGTCATGGACCTCGTCGGCATGCGCGGCCGCCTGTCGCTGCGCGGCGCCCAGGCCCTGCTGCGGCTGGAGGCCGGCGAACAGCTCTTCGGCGCGCTGATCGCCCTGTCGGAGCTGATCGAGACCGCCCGCGACCCGGAGCGCAGGGCGGCGGCGGGCGTGCTGCTGCGCGTGCTGCGGCCGATCCTGGTGGTGCTGTCCGGGGCGATCCTCGACGACACCGCCCTGCCGCCCGGCCGGATCGAGCGCGCCCTCGCCACCGCCCTGCGCGCCACGGAGGCCGACCCGGCCCTGCACCGCATCGCCACCAGCATCGCCGAGCGCCTGCGCGTCGCGGCCAAGCTGAGCACGCCCGGCGGCTACCAGCCCGGCGGCGCCTCCGGCACCACCCCCGCCCTGCCCTGGCGCGAGCAGATGCTGCTGCCCGTGCGCGCCAACCTGACCTGGAACTCGGCGGTGCTGCGCCACTCCCTGCGCACGGCGGTCATCGCCGCCCCGGCGCTGGCGGTGACGCTCGCCTTCGCCGGCAACGAGTTCGCCCACTGGCTGCCCATCACCGTGGTGGTGACGCTGCAGCCCTTCTACGCCACCACCTGGCAGCGGGCGCTGGAACGGGCCGGCGGCACGGTGCTGGGCGGCCTGCTGGGCGCCGCCCTCGCCTCGGGCGTGCATGACGGGCTGACCCATGCCGTCCTGCTCTTCCCGCTCTGCGTCCTGGCCTTCGCCGGGCGGCAGGTGAGCTTCTCCGCCTGGATGGCGGGGGTCACCACCATCGTCGTGGTGCTGACGGAACTGCTCCACCCCACCCATTCCTCCTGGGAGGTGGCGGGCCTGCGCGCCCTCTTCACCGTGGCGGGCGGCCTGCTGGCGGTGACGGGCTGGCTGCTGCTCTGGCCGAGCTGGGAGCCCGACCGCATGCGGCGAGAGGTCCAGGCCGCGCTCGCCGCCCATGCGGACTATGCCCGGGCCGTGCTCTCCGGCAACCAGCCGGAGCCCCGAACCGAGGCCAGCCGGCGGGCCGCCGGCGTGTCCACGAACAACCTGGAATCCTCCCTGTCGCGCGCCATGCAGGAACCGGGGCAGGACCGGGCGCGCATCGAGGCCGGGTTGGTGGTGGACGCCACCCTGCGCCGCATCGCCGGCCGCCTTTCCGCCCTGCGCCACGACCCCGGCCTGCGCGATGCGCTGGACGACGCCACCTGGCAGGCCTGGGCGGAATGGATCCATGCCTCCCTGACCGCCCTCGCCGAATTCCGCCTCGCCCCACCGCCCCGCCCCGCCCTGATCGCGGAGGGCCCCACCCTGGAACCCCTGGCCCGCATCGTGCGGCAGGTGGAGCTGCTGCGGGGGCCGATCGGGCGCCTGCAACAGGTCCCCGAACAACCGGCCCCGGCTCAACCGTAG
- a CDS encoding NAD(P)/FAD-dependent oxidoreductase: protein MDCVVVGAGVVGLAVARSLALTGRDVLLLEGAEAIGTGTSSRNSEVIHAGIYYPAGSLMARHCVAGRCMLYAFCAERGVPHARCGKLIVATSEDEATRLDGIRARAAANGVEDMRVLSRDEALALEPALSCHGALLSPSTGIIDSHAYMLALQGDAENAGAVLAFHSPVLAGRVTPDGIVLEVGGAEPMTLLCRSLVNAAGLGAPGLGRAIDGLPPDTVPREYYAKGNYFTLAGRSPFSRLIYPVPVPGGLGTHLTIDLGGQARFGPDVEWVDHIDYVVDPRRGDSFYEAIRRYWPALPDGALQPGYSGIRPKIVPKGAPGQDFVIQGPTVHGVPGLVNLYGIESPGLTASLSLAEAVRDTLQG, encoded by the coding sequence GTGGACTGCGTGGTGGTCGGCGCCGGGGTGGTGGGCCTCGCCGTCGCCCGGAGCCTGGCGCTGACCGGGCGGGACGTCCTGCTGCTGGAGGGCGCGGAGGCGATCGGCACGGGCACATCCTCCCGCAACAGCGAGGTCATCCATGCCGGCATCTACTATCCCGCCGGCAGCCTGATGGCGCGCCACTGCGTGGCCGGGCGGTGTATGCTCTATGCCTTCTGCGCGGAACGCGGCGTGCCCCATGCCCGCTGCGGCAAGCTGATCGTAGCGACCTCGGAGGATGAGGCCACGCGCCTCGACGGCATCCGCGCCCGTGCCGCCGCCAATGGGGTGGAGGACATGCGCGTCCTGTCCCGCGACGAGGCCCTGGCGCTGGAGCCCGCCCTGTCCTGCCACGGCGCCCTGCTCTCGCCCTCCACCGGCATCATCGACAGCCACGCCTATATGCTGGCCCTGCAGGGCGACGCCGAGAATGCCGGGGCGGTGCTGGCCTTCCACAGTCCCGTTCTGGCCGGGCGGGTGACGCCGGACGGCATCGTACTGGAGGTCGGCGGCGCCGAGCCGATGACCCTGCTCTGCCGCAGCCTGGTCAATGCCGCGGGCCTCGGCGCCCCGGGGCTCGGCCGCGCCATCGACGGCCTGCCGCCGGATACCGTGCCCCGGGAATACTACGCCAAGGGCAACTACTTCACCCTAGCCGGCCGTTCCCCCTTCTCACGCCTGATCTACCCCGTCCCCGTCCCCGGCGGCCTCGGCACCCACCTGACCATCGACCTCGGCGGCCAGGCGCGCTTCGGCCCCGATGTCGAATGGGTGGACCACATCGACTACGTGGTGGACCCACGCCGTGGCGACAGCTTCTACGAGGCCATCCGCCGCTACTGGCCCGCCTTGCCCGACGGGGCGCTCCAGCCCGGCTATTCCGGCATCCGCCCCAAGATCGTGCCCAAGGGCGCCCCGGGACAGGACTTCGTGATCCAGGGGCCCACCGTGCATGGCGTCCCCGGCCTGGTGAACCTCTACGGCATCGAAAGCCCGGGCCTCACCGCCTCCCTCTCCCTCGCCGAAGCCGTCCGCGACACCCTGCAAGGCTGA